AGTGATGGGGCGGTCGACATGGCCGCGGCCACCGCACGCGGGATCTCTGACGCCTGTATCGTCGCCTGGCCCCTCTCCCTTGAGCGCTGCCGTGACTTCCCGAGCGGTGCAACCCACGCACCGTACCAAGCTGTCGGGGACCTCTCCTGGCGACGGCGGTCCACTGCAGGACAGGAGCTCGCTGCCCCAGCGCCTCGCCTTCACGGTCCGGATGACGGCCGGCCAGTACGTCTGCCCCTTCGGGTCGGAGAAGGATTCCGCCGGTGCCCGTCGTGGGTTCATCCCGCGCTCGGACGGCACTGAGGAGCGACAGACCATCCCGTCGAGCGAATGCACGATGCGGCGATGAGCTTTCCCGGCCCGGCCGGTCTACCGTTCGTCAAGTGATCAGGAAGCGCGAAGCAGGAGGACGGACATGAGTCAGTTGCTGCGGGTCCACAACTTCACCGTTTCGAGCGACGGGTTCGGTGCCGGCGAGGGTCAGACTCTCGAAAGGCCGTTCGGCCATGCCGACCCGGGGAAGATGTTCGCCTGGGCCATGGCCACCGACCACCCACCCATCAAACGCTCCGAACGGGGTGGCAGCCGAGGTCTGGACGACTACATGACGCGGGACTACGCCCGCAATGTCGGTGCCGAGATCATGGGCCGAAACAAGTTCGGGCCGCAGCGCGGGCCCTGGCAGGACCACGAGTGGCAGGGGTGGTGGGGCGAGGAACCTCCCTTCCACACGCCGGTGTTCGTCATGACGCACCACAAGCGCCCGTCGTTCACGCTCTCCGACACCACCTTCCACTTCGTCGACGGCGAACCGGCCGAGGTGCTCGCCCGGGCGAAGGAGGCGGCACAGGGGCAGGACGTCCGGCTCGGCGGTGGGGCCACGATCATTCGGCAGTTCATCGAGGCCGACCTCGTCGACACCCTGCATGTGGCGGTCCTGCCGACGAAGCTCGGCTCCGGGGCCCGGCTGTGGACGTCCCCGGATGAGCTGCTCGACCGCTTCCACCAGGACGTCGTGCCCAGCACGAGCGGTGTGACACACCGCCTGTTCTGGCGGAAGTGAGGCCGGACCAGCCGACCGGCGCGCTGGGCCCGGGCGAGTGCGGTGCGGGTACTGGTCGAGCCGTGGGCGTTCGCCCTTCACGACACCATGCGGGCCTGACGCCCGCTCCGGAGCGCCCACAGTGCGGTCGCCAGGTCACACGTCACCCGGGAAGGATAGGCCGTTCGGGTGCCTTTCGAGTCCGGTGTACGAGTCCTGCGCATGGCTCCCGACCGGGCGGTGGTTGAGTCACCGGCATGACCAAGAGTGACATCGCGGCCCTGTTCGGCAACCGCTTCCTGACCGTGCCCGCTCCCTCGGAGACCTTTCCCGAGGAGGGCATGACCGCGACGGACGCCATGCGCCTGGTGGATGAGGACCTCGTCATGGAGGGCGACCCGCAGCGCAACCTCGCCACGTTCGTCACCACGTGGATGGAGCCGGAGGCGCAGCGGATCATCGCGGAGAACCTCCATCGGAACTTCATCGATCACGCGGAGTACCCCATCTCCGCCGAGATCGAGCAGCGCTGCGTGCGGATGCTCGCCGATCTCTTCCACGCGCCGGGCAGGACCACCGGGTGCCGGACTCAGGGCTCGTCCGAGGCGATCATGCTCGGCGCGCTGTCGCTGAAGTGGAAGTGGCGGGAGCGCCGCAAGGCGGCCAACCTGTCGGCGGAGCGGCCCAATCTGGTCTTCGGCGGTGACGTCCATGTCGTGTGGGAGAAGTTCTGCCGCTACTTCGACGTCGAGCCTCGGATCGTGCCGCTCGCCGAGGACAAGTACACGATCGGCCCGGAGGACGTGGAGCCCCACCTCGACGAGAACACGATCGGCGTCGTCGCCGTCCTCGGCACCACGTTCACGGGCCACATGGACGACGTCGTCGGGATCGACAAGCTCCTGCGGGAGATCCGTAAGAAGCGGGACCTGGACATTCCGATCCACGTCGACGCCGCCAGCGGCGGCTTCGTGTGGCCCTTCCTCTACCCGGACTCGAAGTGGGACTTCCGGCTGGAGCAGGTCCGGTCGATCAACGTCTCGGGGCACAAGTACGGCCTGGTCTACCCCGGCATCGGCTGGCTGGTCTTCCGCGAGGAGTCCGACCTGGCCGAGGATCTCGTGTTCTACGAGAACTACCTGGGCAAGACCGATGCGACGTTCACGCTGAACTTCTCCACCGGCGCGTCCATGGTGCTCGCGCAGTACTACAACTTCGTGCGACTGGGTCGTGAGGGCTACACCTACGTCATGGAGACGATGCAGACCAACGCCCGCGCGCTGGCGGCCAACCTGCGTGACAGCGGCCGCTTCGAGGTGATCGGCAGCGATCTGGAGCAGCTGCCGCTGGTCGCCTTCCGCCTTGCCGGCAAGCATGACTACGACGAGTCCGACATCGCCTGGCAGCTCTCGGCCGAGCGCGGTTGGATGGTTCCGGCGTACACGCTGCCGCCCAACGCGGAGCGGGTGAAGATCCTGCGGGCCCTGGTCAAGGAGACCCTGAGCCGCGACCAGATCGACCGCCTGACGCAGGACATCGCCGATGCGTGTGCCACCCTGGACCGCAAGGGGGCGGCCCACGACATCGAGCGGGCCCAGGTCGAGCGCGGCACCGGTTACTGACAGCCGCAGCCCTCGACTGCCGCCCGTACCTGACCCGGGCAGTTCCTCACCCTGCACGACCTGGCTCAAGCCGCCCCCAGGGAGACTTGATCGGGTATGCCGCGAACGGCGGTCAGCGGCCGAGTGACGGTCCGGCGATCGGGTCGGGGAGTGGCGAGCGGGTCGGGGAGTGGCGATCGGGTCAGGTCCCGATGCGGGCGTGGCTCCAGCCGGCGGCAGACAGTGGCAGCCCGCTGCGGGGGCTGCTTGATCCGCCGCCCGTTCGGCGAGTTGACCGCATTTCATCACCATACGTGGCGGATGATGGGCACACCGTAGCCATTTCGGGGATTGGATGCTCATGGACCGCTACCCTCCGATCGCCGACCACGGACTCGTGGGTGACCTGCAGACCGCGGCCCTGGTGTCGTCCCAGGGTGTCGTCAACTGGTTCTGCTCGCCGAGATTCGACTCGCCGAGCGTCTTCGCCTCGCTGCTCGACCACGACCGCGGTGGGCACTTCCGGTTGGCGCCGGAGCACTCGGACGTGTCGTGCAAGCAGCTCTACTACCCGGACACCGGGGTACTGGTCACCAGGTTCATGTCGCCGGACGGGGTCGGCGAGGTCGTCGACTGGATGCCGGCCAACACGAGCCGGACCCCGACCGACCGCCACAGCCTGATGCGGGTGATCCGGGCCGTGCGCGGCACCGTGCGTTTCGTCCTGGAGTGCCGGCCGCGGTTCGACTACGCCCGCGCCGAACACGAGCTGGAGATGAAATCCCAGGAGGCCGTCTTCCGCGCACCCGGGATCACCGGCCATCTGCAGGCCAGCTTCCCGCTGGAGCGGGACGGGCAGGACGTGCGGGGCTCGGTCGTCCTCACCAGGGGCCAGTCGGCCGCAGCCGTGTTCACCACGTGTGCCGCAGACGGTGCGGTGCCCCCTCCGCTCGTCGTGGAGGACGTCACCGCGAGGCTGTGGCATGAGGTGGACTTCTGGCAGAAGTGGCTGCACAGCTCCCACTACCGGGGGCGGTGGGCCGAGATGGTGAACCGCTCCGCCATCACGATCAAGCTGCTCACCTACCACCCCTCCGGGGCGCCGGTCGCCGCCGCCACCATGGGCCTGCCCGAGCAGGTCGGGGGCGAGCGCAACTGGGACTACCGGTACTCCTGGGTGAGGGACGGCTCGCTCTCCGTGCGGGCCCTGCTCGACCTCGGCTTCGCCGAGGAGGCGTCGGCGTTCACCAAGTGGCTGGGCGACCGGATGCGCGACCGAGCCGACCTGCCCGGCGAGCGTCTCCAGATCATGTACCGGGTCGACGGTGAACCGCATCTGACCGAGGAGATCCTCGACCACCTGGAGGGCTACCGGGGATCGCGTCCGGTGCGGGCCGGCAACGCCGCCGCCGATCAGCTGCAGCTCGACATCTACGGTGAGGCCCTCTACGCCATGGCCGAGGGGATGGACGTCGGCGTGGAGCTCGGCTACCACGGCTGGAAGGGGCTCGCGCGGACCCTGGACTGGCTGTCCGACAACTGGGACCGCCCCGACGAGGGCATCTGGGAGACGCGCGGAGGCCGCAACGACTTCACCTACAGCCGGGTGATGTGCTGGGTCGCCTTCGACCGGGGCATGCGGATGGCGATCGAGCTCAGCCGGCCCGCCGACATCCCGCGTTGGCGGGCCGCCCGCGACGCCATCCTGGAGCAGGTGATGGACAAGGGCTGGAGCCAGTCCGAGCAGGCCCTGGTGCAGCACTACGGCGGCGACGTGCTGGACGCCTCGCTGCTGCTGATCCCACGTGTGGGATTCCTCGCCGCCAAGAGCCCGGGCTGGCTCTCCACCCTGGACGCGATGGAGCGCAAGCTCGTCTCGGACAGCCTCGTCTACCGCTACGACCCGGCCGCCTCCCCGGACGGCCTCCGCGGCTCGGAGGGCACCTTCAGCCTCTGCACCTACCTCTACGTCGACGCCCTGGCCCGGGCCGGGCGGGTCCGCCCTGCCCGCTACACCTTCGAGAAGATGCACACCTACGCCAACCACGTCGGCCTGTTCGCCGAGGAGATCGGTCCGAGCGGTGAACAACTCGGCAACTTCCCACAGGCGTTCACGCACCTGTCGCTCATCATGGCGGCCTCGACCCTGGACGAGGCGATCGACAGGCAGCGCGCCCGGGACTGAGCCGGCGCCGGGGCTCAGCCGTGGCAGAGTCACGGCTGAGGCCCGGCCGGCTCCGCGCCGCACCGCGCCGGCGCGTGTGCGGTTCGGGCGCCGCCGCCCGCGGTTCGAAGGGGTCAGGTGAGTGACACCAACAGCTCACGCTGTCTTGCACGCCGGTGGGCGAGCGGCCTCTGATGGATCCATGCAGCCATCGCCCCCGACTTCGAACACCAATATTCCACCGCTGGAGCGTTCGCACTGGGTTGCCTTCGCCGGAATCCTCCTGATGCTGAGCGGTCTGTTCGACATCATCAACGGGTTCGTCGCGATCCTGGACCACGGCTACTACGAGACCACCGCCAACCACGGCAACCGCTTACTGATCCTCAATTACACGGCCTGGGGGTGGATCTGGGTCGCGGTGGGGATCGCGCAGGTGCTGGCCAGTCTGGGTGTGCTGCTGGGGGTCAGGGCAGCACGGATCACCGGCATCACGCTGGCCTCCTTGTGCCTGGTGGGTCAGATGATGTTCCTCTCGGCCTTCCCCTACTGGTCGCTGTTCACCATGCTGATGTCCGTCCTGGTGATCTACGGACTGCTGGCCGAACCGCGTCACGCCCAGGGCATGCGGGTGTGACCGACGCGCCCGGCGGCCGGCGCGGGGGGTCCCCGGTCCCGAGTTCCCGGCTCACGGGGACGCCGGGGTCGGGGCCTCCACCGCTGCGGGGGCCGGGGTGAGTCGGAGCGTGAGGACGTAGGAGACCGCCACGGCGACGATCACGAGCGGCATCACGGTGAGGCCCTCCAGGCCCAGCAGCAGGGTGGCCAGCAGGACGGCGGTCATCGGCAGTTTCAGCATGGCGACGCACATCGCGCCGACGCCCATCGCGAAGCCGGACGTCACGTCGAGCCCGGGGAGGTGCGCGAGGGCCAGGCCGCCCGCCGCTCCCACGAACATCGAGGGGAAGACGGGGCCGCCGCGGAAAGCGCTGAGCGAGAGGCTGTAGGCGAGCGCCTTGCAGCTGACGAGTACCGCCAGTGTGGCGGCCGTGTAGCCGGACTGACCGGCCAGCAGTGGGCCGAGCGCGCTCTGGCCCGAGTACAGCACGTCGGACGCCGCCTTGCCCGTCCCCTCGGCGTACACCAGCGCGGCCACCCCCACGAGTACGCCGGCCAGGACGGTGGCCACCACGCGCCGTCGCTCGATCCGGGGCTGCAGGAAGAGGGCCGAGCGGTGGATTCCCGTTCCCAGGAGGGCCGAGGCCACCCCGATGGCGAGTGCCCAGCCGAATCCGGCGAGGTCGGGGCGGTCGGCGTGCGGCACCTGGTGGAGGACGAGCGAGTACGTGCCCAGGCCGGTCCAGGACCCGAGGCCGGTGAAGATCAGTGCGCCGACGCCGGCCGCGAGCAGGCCGGGCACCAGCACGATGCCCATCGTCGCGCCACCGAGGCCGGCCGCCTCCATCAGGAGGAACGCGCCGAGCAGCGGGGAGCCGAGCAGTGTGCTGACCGCCGCGAAGCTGCCCGCGGCCCCCAGTACGGCACTTGCGTTCGGCCGGATGTCACGCTTCGCCGCACGGACGGCGAACACCGCCAGGCCGCCGCCGAGCGCGATGAGCGGTGCCTCGGGGCCGAGCACCACGCCTCCCGCGAGGGACGCCACCGCCGCGAGCGCGACGCCGGGCAGTTCGGCCCCCGACGGCGCCTTGTTCGTGACCAGGCCCTCGGCCGGCTTGTGTCCGCCCGACCCCGGCAGGTGGCGGATGGTCAGGGCCACCAGCAGTCCGGTCACGGCGAGCAGCGGGATCGGCCACCAGGACGGCGTCCCGTGGAAGCCGAGGCCCTTGGGAAGGTCGGTGTAGGTCAGTGACTGCAGTTCGGAGACGAGCGCGAGGAAGCCGAACGCCGCTGCCGAGATCGGGACACCGAGCAGCGCGGTGATCACCAGCAGCACCGCGTAGCCGCGGGTGCGGACCAGCGCGAACGGATCCGGCGGCGTGGCGGCGGTCGGTCCGACGGGCGTGGTCTGCATGCTCAGCGTCTCCTCGGTACCGGAAGGCGATCGGACGAACGT
The sequence above is drawn from the Kitasatospora sp. NBC_00315 genome and encodes:
- a CDS encoding glutamate decarboxylase, producing the protein MTKSDIAALFGNRFLTVPAPSETFPEEGMTATDAMRLVDEDLVMEGDPQRNLATFVTTWMEPEAQRIIAENLHRNFIDHAEYPISAEIEQRCVRMLADLFHAPGRTTGCRTQGSSEAIMLGALSLKWKWRERRKAANLSAERPNLVFGGDVHVVWEKFCRYFDVEPRIVPLAEDKYTIGPEDVEPHLDENTIGVVAVLGTTFTGHMDDVVGIDKLLREIRKKRDLDIPIHVDAASGGFVWPFLYPDSKWDFRLEQVRSINVSGHKYGLVYPGIGWLVFREESDLAEDLVFYENYLGKTDATFTLNFSTGASMVLAQYYNFVRLGREGYTYVMETMQTNARALAANLRDSGRFEVIGSDLEQLPLVAFRLAGKHDYDESDIAWQLSAERGWMVPAYTLPPNAERVKILRALVKETLSRDQIDRLTQDIADACATLDRKGAAHDIERAQVERGTGY
- a CDS encoding chloride channel protein, which encodes MQTTPVGPTAATPPDPFALVRTRGYAVLLVITALLGVPISAAAFGFLALVSELQSLTYTDLPKGLGFHGTPSWWPIPLLAVTGLLVALTIRHLPGSGGHKPAEGLVTNKAPSGAELPGVALAAVASLAGGVVLGPEAPLIALGGGLAVFAVRAAKRDIRPNASAVLGAAGSFAAVSTLLGSPLLGAFLLMEAAGLGGATMGIVLVPGLLAAGVGALIFTGLGSWTGLGTYSLVLHQVPHADRPDLAGFGWALAIGVASALLGTGIHRSALFLQPRIERRRVVATVLAGVLVGVAALVYAEGTGKAASDVLYSGQSALGPLLAGQSGYTAATLAVLVSCKALAYSLSLSAFRGGPVFPSMFVGAAGGLALAHLPGLDVTSGFAMGVGAMCVAMLKLPMTAVLLATLLLGLEGLTVMPLVIVAVAVSYVLTLRLTPAPAAVEAPTPASP
- a CDS encoding glycoside hydrolase family 15 protein, with the translated sequence MDRYPPIADHGLVGDLQTAALVSSQGVVNWFCSPRFDSPSVFASLLDHDRGGHFRLAPEHSDVSCKQLYYPDTGVLVTRFMSPDGVGEVVDWMPANTSRTPTDRHSLMRVIRAVRGTVRFVLECRPRFDYARAEHELEMKSQEAVFRAPGITGHLQASFPLERDGQDVRGSVVLTRGQSAAAVFTTCAADGAVPPPLVVEDVTARLWHEVDFWQKWLHSSHYRGRWAEMVNRSAITIKLLTYHPSGAPVAAATMGLPEQVGGERNWDYRYSWVRDGSLSVRALLDLGFAEEASAFTKWLGDRMRDRADLPGERLQIMYRVDGEPHLTEEILDHLEGYRGSRPVRAGNAAADQLQLDIYGEALYAMAEGMDVGVELGYHGWKGLARTLDWLSDNWDRPDEGIWETRGGRNDFTYSRVMCWVAFDRGMRMAIELSRPADIPRWRAARDAILEQVMDKGWSQSEQALVQHYGGDVLDASLLLIPRVGFLAAKSPGWLSTLDAMERKLVSDSLVYRYDPAASPDGLRGSEGTFSLCTYLYVDALARAGRVRPARYTFEKMHTYANHVGLFAEEIGPSGEQLGNFPQAFTHLSLIMAASTLDEAIDRQRARD
- a CDS encoding dihydrofolate reductase family protein encodes the protein MSQLLRVHNFTVSSDGFGAGEGQTLERPFGHADPGKMFAWAMATDHPPIKRSERGGSRGLDDYMTRDYARNVGAEIMGRNKFGPQRGPWQDHEWQGWWGEEPPFHTPVFVMTHHKRPSFTLSDTTFHFVDGEPAEVLARAKEAAQGQDVRLGGGATIIRQFIEADLVDTLHVAVLPTKLGSGARLWTSPDELLDRFHQDVVPSTSGVTHRLFWRK